From one Botrytis cinerea B05.10 chromosome 7, complete sequence genomic stretch:
- the Bcthi4 gene encoding Bcthi4, translated as MAPPSALFTGETSPVDGVQLKSAFDVKVGSSQAATQGKTLADLAEKWDQGFTFAPIRESQVSRAMTRRYFNDLDTYAESDIVIVGAGSCGLSTAYMLGKARPDLKIAVIEASVSPGGGAWLGGQLFSAMVMRKPADAFLTDLGVPFEDEGDFVVVKHAALFTSTLLSKVLAFPNIKLFNATAVEDLITRQTPDGSIRIAGVVTNWTLVTMHHDDQSCMDPNTINAPIVISTTGHDGPFGAFCVKRLVSMNQIEKLGGMRGLDMNVAEDAIVKRTREIVPGLIVGGMELSEVDGANRMGPTFGAMALSGVKAAEEALRVFDERKAQNAY; from the exons ATGGCACCACCATCAGCATTGTTTACCGGAGAAACGTCTCCCGTCGACGGAGTTCAATTGAAATCAGCCTTCGACGTCAAAGTCGGATCCTCGCAGGCAGCTACTCAAGGCAAGACGCTTGCTGACCTTGCTGAGAAATGGGACCAAGGATTTACGTTTGCTCCTATTCGTGAATCTCAAGTCTCGCGTGCCATGACCCGCCGCTACTTCAATGATCTCGATACATATGCAGAGTCTGATATCGTCATTGTCGGTGCTGGATCCTGTGGTCTCAGTACCGCCTACATGCTAGGCAAGGCTCGTCCCGATCTTAAGATTGCCGTCATTGAGGCTTCTGTATCTCCAGGTGGAGGCGCATGGTTGGGCGGACAACTCTTCAGCGCTATGGTTATGCGAAAGCCTGCTGATGCCTTCTTGACTGATCTTGGTGTTccttttgaagatgaaggagacTTTGTTGTGGTCAAGCACGCT GCTTTATTCACATCAACTCTTTTATCCAAGGTTCTTGCTTTCCCGAACATCAAGCTTTTCAACGCGACCGCCGTTGAGGATCTCATCACACGTCAAACTCCCGACGGCAGCATCAGAATTGCAGGAGTGGTGACAAACTGGACACTTGTCACAATGCACCATGACGACCAGAGTTGCATGGATCCAAACACAATCAACGCTCCTATTGTCATCTCTACCACTGGACATGATGGCCCATTTGGCGCGTTCTGTGTCAAGCGTTTGGTTTCAATGAATCAGATCGAGAAACTCGGTGGTATGAGGGGGCTCGATATGAAT GTCGCTGAAGACGCTATCGTCAAGAGAACTAGAGAAATTGTTCCAGGTTTGATTGTCGGTGGCATGGAATTGTCCGAGGTCGATGGTGCAAACCGTATG GGTCCCACCTTCGGTGCCATGGCACTATCTGGCGTGAAAGCCGCTGAGGAAGCTTTGAGGGTTTTCGATGAACGTAAAGCACAAAATGCCTACTAG